The Pochonia chlamydosporia 170 chromosome 1, whole genome shotgun sequence genome window below encodes:
- a CDS encoding GABA permease (similar to Neosartorya fischeri NRRL 181 XP_001264529.1), whose protein sequence is MKPEVSHASNMEPRRPSASDAADAALASLGYKGELPRNLSMMSILGLSFAIMAVPFGLSTTLYITLYNGQSVSILWGWVLVSLISICIAASLAEICAVFPTAGGVYYWSAMLSTRKWAPMVSFVDGWLTLVGNWTVTLSINFSGAQLILSAITIFNPDYVANQWQTVLCFWAVMLVCALVNAFGSRYLDLINKICIYWTAASVLIIMVTLLVMAPSRHSGAYVFGHYDASASGWPTGWSFFVGLLQPAYTLTGYGMVAAMCEEVQNPEREVPKAIVLSVVAAGITGVIYIIPLLFVLPDVAMLLKEAQPIGLLFKTVTGSASGGFGLLFLILGILMFAGIGALTAASRCTYAFARDGAIPGYHLWSRVNKKLGMPLWALALSTVVDCILGCIYFGSSAAFNSFTGVATICLSMSYGVPVLVLLVRRRELVKSSPFSLGKFGTVINVICVVWIVFAVVIFCMPVSLPVDPSTMNYASVVFAGFAAIAIAWYFAYARRNFHGPPVLSKEEGFVPGVTGVQHHSPEAKIGTDSESPDVVSEKNTK, encoded by the exons atgaagccaGAAGTATCTCACGCCTCCAACATGGAACCCCGTCGCCCATCCGCCAGCGATGCCGCCGACGCAGCTCTCGCCTCTCTCGGCTACAAGGGCGAACTCCCCCGAAACCTCAGCATGATGAGCATCCTTGGCCTGtcctttgccatcatggccgtcCCCTTCGGCCTCTCCACCACGCTCTACATCACGCTGTACAATGGCCAGTCCGTCTCCATCCTCTGGGGCTGGGTCCTCGTGTCCCTGATATCAATCTGCATCGCCGCCTCGCTCGCCGAAATCTGCGCCGTCTTCCCTACCGCTGGAGGCGTCTACTACTGGTCTGCCATGCTGAGCACCCGCAAGTGGGCGCCCATGGTGAGCTTCGTCGATGGCTGGCTGACCCTCGTTGGTAACTGGACGGTTACGCTGAGCATCAATTTTTCGGGCGCGCAGCTTATCCTCAGTGCTATTACTATTTTCAACCCGGATTATGTCGCGAATCAGTGGCAGACGGTGCTGTGCTTCTGGGCCGTCATGCTGGTGTGTGCGCTGGTCAACGCCTTTGGGTCGCGGTACTTGgacctcatcaacaagattTGCATCTACTGGACCGCTGCGAgcgtcctcatcatcatggttACCTTGTTGGTTATGGCGCCGTCTCGTCACTCGGGCGCATATGTGTTTGGTCACTATGATGCTTCGGCGAGTGGATGGCCCACGGGGTGGTCATTCTTTGTTGGTCTTTTGCAGC CCGCCTACACCCTCACCGGCTACGGCATGGTCGCCGCCATGTGCGAAGAAGTCCAAAACCCCGAACGAGAAGTCCCCAAGGCCATTGTGCTCTCCGTCGTCGCCGCCGGCATCACTGGCGTCATCTACATCATCCCCCTGCTCTTCGTCCTCCCCGACGTGGCCATGCTGCTCAAGGAAGCCCAGCCCATCGGCCTACTCTTCAAGACCGTCACTGGATCCGCATCTGGCGGATTCGGCCTGCTGTTCCTGATTCTCGGTATCCTCATGTTCGCAGGCATTGGCGCCCTGACCGCCGCATCCCGCTGCACCTATGCGTTTGCCCGTGACGGCGCCATCCCCGGATACCATCTCTGGAGCCGCgtcaacaagaagctcggCATGCCGCTGTGGGCGCTGGCTCTGTCCACCGTCGTTGACTGTATCCTCGGCTGCATCTACTTTGGCTCCTCTGCCGCGTTTAACTCCTTCACCGGTGTCGCCACCATCTGTCTCTCCATGTCCTACGGCGTGCCTGTTCTCGTGCTCCTCGTCCGCCGCAGAGAACTAGTCAAGAGCTCGCCCTTTTCGCTCGGAAAGTTCGGCACcgtcatcaatgtcatctGCGTGGTGTGGATCGTCTttgccgtcgtcatcttctgcatGCCCGTGTCTTTACCTGTCGACCCTAGCACCATGAATTACGCCTCCGTGGTGTTTGCTGGGTTCGCAGCCATCGCAATCGCATGGTACTTTGCCTATGCGCGCCGCAACTTCCACGGTCCCCCCGTCTTGAGCAAGGAGGAGGGATTTGTGCCGGGCGTGACGGGCGTGCAACATCATAGTCCGGAGGCTAAGATTGGCACAGACTCGGAGTCGCCTGATGTTGTGTCGGAGAAGAATACCAAGTAA
- a CDS encoding HET-domain-containing protein (similar to Metarhizium robertsii ARSEF 23 XP_007820329.1) codes for MRLLNTTTLQLELFIGEPPRYAVLSHRWDQGEEITFDDMKSSENIRLRRGYKKLQVSAFMASQYGFEYIWIDTCCIDKSSSAELSEAINSMFQWYRRAEMCLAYLADTSSLEDLDKSEWFRRGWTLQELVAPKNVRFFNDSWESLGDKYELKGLLHTITGISEGVLLGTVGLDTVPACNKMAWAAGRATTRPEDMAYCLMGLFNVNMPLLYGEGAEKAFGRLQEEFIRTSDDESIFAWTAEPAEVDASPYWGLLAHSPQCFKRSRRYTIPRFKAYRYGRPTEITNYGIRTSLTLQPLEKDVSGTLFIAALNCSYHEDEADEFSNSFTITLQKLSDFEDQYARVRPDAVIPVGEPSGTHWPRVDSQTESQISQIFVRLAPRLSDAVAGFCVPTSQFMPFEFMAGSNRGPVAIPGHVEAVCAGDAEDVDGGLNAGQFCVLDVTTAEDSGDKTRLDVQSLRGRRIVGCAKMEFVGRLDDRRPPGDRINPVSSYRDPYLVVGLESLPDNFLGTPPGYLRPWYAFSQSCGRDDLEKLLSQETLVMSHTAPGGAFVQAQFKTVTHRFKTYYEVNLINTKWKQAS; via the coding sequence ATGAGgctcctcaacaccaccaccctccAATTGGAGCTCTTCATCGGCGAGCCGCCAAGATACGCTGTCCTCTCTCACAGATGGGACCAAGGCGAAGAAATCACCTTTGACGACATGAAGTCCAGCGAAAACATCCGCCTGCGCCGCGGATACAAGAAGCTGCAAGTCAGCGCAttcatggccagccagtACGGATTCGAATACATATGGATCGACACCTGCTGCATCGACAAATCGAGCAGCGCAGAACTATCCGAGGCAATCAACTCCATGTTCCAATGGTATCGCCGTGCAGAAATGTGTCTCGCGTACCTGGCGGATACGAGCTCCCTCGAGGACCTCGACAAGAGCGAGTGGTTTCGACGAGGCTGGACGCTTCAGGAACTTGTTGCGCCAAAGAATGTGCGCTTCTTCAACGACTCGTGGGAATCTCTGGGCGACAAGTACGAGCTGAAGGGTCTTTTGCATACCATCACTGGTATTTCGGAAGGAGTTCTTCTAGGGACAGTGGGATTGGATACCGTTCCTGCGTGCAACAAGATGGCCTGGGCGGCGGGTAGAGCGACCACACGCCCCGAGGACATGGCGTATTGCTTAATGGGCCTGTTCAACGTCAACATGCCGCTGTTATATGGCGAGGGCGCAGAAAAGGCCTTTGGGCGATTACAAGAGGAGTTCATCAGGACGTCAGATGACGAAAGCATCTTTGCGTGGACGGCAGAGCCAGCAGAGGTTGATGCGTCGCCGTACTGGGGCCTTTTGGCGCATTCACCGCAGTGCTTCAAGCGCTCAAGGCGGTACACGATCCCGCGCTTCAAGGCGTATAGGTACGGAAGACCTACGGAGATTACAAACTACGGGATACGAACATCTCTCACGCTCCAGCCCTTGGAGAAGGATGTCTCGGGCACGCTGTTCATAGCTGCCCTGAATTGCTCGTACcacgaagacgaagcagatgAGTTTAGCAACTCCTTTACAATCACACTGCAGAAATTATCAGATTTCGAGGATCAGTACGCGCGAGTTCGTCCCGATGCGGTTATACCTGTCGGTGAGCCCTCAGGAACGCACTGGCCGAGGGTAGATTCGCAAACCGAGTCACAAATTTCTCAGATATTCGTCAGATTGGCGCCTAGGCTTTCTGATGCCGTGGCTGGGTTCTGTGTGCCCACTTCGCAGTTCATGCCGTTTGAGTTTATGGCCGGTTCGAATCGGGGACCGGTCGCGATTCCGGGGCACGTGGAGGCTGTTTGTGCTGGGGATGCGGAAGATGTGGATGGGGGGTTGAATGCAGGCCAGTTTTGTGTTTTGGATGTTACGACTGCGGAGGATAGTGGCGATAAGACGAGACTTGATGTCCAGAGTCTGAGGGGAAGACGGATCGTGGGATGCGCTAAGATGGAGTTTGTGGGCAGGTTGGATGATCGTCGTCCGCCTGGTGATAGAATCAACCCCGTGTCCTCATACAGGGATCCGTACCTGGTGGTTGGACTGGAATCTCTTCCGGATAACTTTCTCGGAACACCGCCGGGGTATTTGCGGCCTTGGTATGCCTTCAGCCAGAGCTGTGGACGggatgatttggagaagCTACTTTCTCAGGAGACGCTTGTTATGTCTCATACTGCGCCGGGTGGTGCCTTTGTACAAGCTCAGTTTAAGACGGTGACGCATCGATTTAAAACGTATTACGAGGTAAATTTGATTAACACCAAGTGGAAACAGGCGTCATGA